From a region of the Paenibacillus lutimineralis genome:
- a CDS encoding chemotaxis protein CheD, whose product MIDEQQVVKVGMADLNVISGHGLIRTTGLGSCVGLTLYDPVKKVAGLAHVMLPSSEIAREGALNLAKYADTALDKLLEEVLAIGACQKRLVAKMAGGAQMFSFAGASDSMRIGPRNVEACKEKLQELGISLIAEDTGGNHGRTIELDVETGTLFIRSVQKGVKEL is encoded by the coding sequence ATGATTGATGAACAGCAGGTTGTCAAGGTTGGCATGGCCGATTTGAATGTCATTTCCGGGCATGGCCTGATCCGGACAACCGGTCTTGGGTCCTGTGTTGGGTTAACGCTATATGATCCGGTTAAGAAAGTAGCCGGTCTGGCGCATGTTATGCTTCCTTCATCCGAGATCGCTCGGGAGGGAGCGTTGAACCTAGCGAAATATGCTGATACAGCATTGGACAAGCTGCTGGAGGAAGTGCTGGCGATTGGGGCTTGCCAGAAACGACTCGTCGCCAAGATGGCGGGAGGAGCGCAAATGTTCTCTTTTGCCGGGGCTTCGGATTCAATGAGAATTGGGCCGAGAAATGTGGAGGCCTGCAAAGAGAAATTGCAGGAACTGGGGATATCATTAATTGCAGAAGATACGGGTGGAAATCACGGGCGTACGATTGAGTTAGATGTTGAGACAGGCACTTTATTTATAAGAAGTGTACAAAAGGGTGTAAAGGAACTGTAG
- a CDS encoding chemotaxis protein CheW, which yields MGEELKVIVFKLGEEEYGIEVNKVQTIERMMPITRVPKTFSFVKGVINLRGVVIPVIDLRGRFGLPESEFSDQTRIIIVTANELEVGFIVDSANDVIDINSDVIDSPPDVVGGVKAKYLRGVARISEERLLVMLNLSEVLNRSEIIQLESLEG from the coding sequence ATGGGAGAGGAATTGAAAGTAATCGTTTTTAAGCTGGGTGAAGAAGAGTACGGCATCGAGGTGAACAAGGTTCAGACGATCGAGCGTATGATGCCTATCACTCGTGTACCTAAGACGTTCTCGTTCGTCAAGGGCGTGATCAATCTGCGCGGTGTCGTTATCCCTGTCATCGATCTGCGTGGTCGCTTTGGTCTACCGGAGAGCGAATTTTCCGATCAGACCCGAATTATTATTGTGACAGCGAATGAGCTGGAGGTTGGTTTCATCGTCGATTCCGCCAATGATGTTATCGACATTAACAGCGATGTTATCGATTCTCCGCCAGATGTAGTGGGCGGGGTCAAAGCCAAATATTTGCGCGGTGTTGCACGTATTTCCGAAGAGCGCTTGCTTGTGATGCTGAATTTGTCCGAAGTATTGAATCGCAGCGAGATTATCCAACTGGAAAGCTTAGAGGGTTAA
- a CDS encoding protein-glutamate methylesterase/protein-glutamine glutaminase yields the protein MSYRVMVVDDSGFMRKIISDLIELDSAFQVVATAINGREAIDKVTELKPDLVTMDVEMPEMNGLESLKVIMKDHPLPVIMLSGVNEEGMRETIMALELGAFDFIRKPLASTSSYDIEQVGRELREQMKAAMLAKERREMRQAALEAKLQEALTPMPDLPVIPASRKQKFDLDQQTTGKPGATKPSKRDAEPTASQHTDRPLIAGGLKKQEKPQGVAKGSGVTTDGQKTVKKPSLPTAPVAAAKETVVKPEPVKKVKETKARKQPVQEQAKEDQGRPRSRSRTGFTDLVAIGTSTGGPKALKAVLEQLPADFPAPIVIVQHMPPNFTKSLAQRLNSLSALNVVEAEEGMELLPGSAYVAPGGLHLTVAASAGGSYQATLSGLEPCNGHRPSVDVMFESLVPLQGLKKHIVLLTGMGSDGARSMKRLYDAGVTSTIAESEESCVVYGMPRSAIEMGCVSQILPLEQIGPKLVQIVK from the coding sequence ATGTCTTATCGGGTTATGGTGGTTGACGATTCGGGATTCATGCGCAAGATTATATCCGATTTGATTGAGCTGGACTCGGCATTTCAGGTCGTGGCTACGGCTATTAATGGACGCGAAGCGATCGATAAAGTAACGGAGCTAAAACCTGACTTAGTTACCATGGATGTAGAAATGCCGGAAATGAACGGGTTGGAGTCATTGAAAGTGATTATGAAGGATCATCCCTTGCCTGTCATCATGCTCTCCGGCGTAAATGAAGAGGGCATGCGGGAGACGATCATGGCACTGGAGCTAGGTGCTTTTGATTTCATCCGCAAACCGCTGGCTTCAACAAGCTCTTACGATATCGAGCAAGTTGGGCGTGAGTTGCGAGAGCAGATGAAAGCGGCGATGCTGGCCAAGGAGAGAAGAGAGATGCGACAGGCGGCACTTGAAGCGAAGCTTCAGGAAGCGCTGACTCCAATGCCAGATCTGCCAGTTATTCCGGCGAGTCGGAAGCAAAAATTCGATCTGGATCAACAGACAACTGGCAAGCCAGGTGCAACTAAGCCGTCGAAGCGAGATGCTGAACCTACGGCCAGTCAACACACTGATAGACCATTGATAGCAGGGGGATTGAAAAAGCAGGAGAAGCCCCAAGGTGTCGCGAAGGGCAGTGGGGTGACTACGGATGGGCAGAAGACGGTGAAGAAGCCGTCGCTGCCGACTGCTCCTGTGGCTGCTGCGAAGGAGACTGTAGTGAAGCCGGAGCCGGTAAAGAAGGTCAAAGAGACGAAGGCGAGAAAACAGCCGGTTCAAGAACAGGCCAAGGAAGATCAGGGTCGTCCGCGGAGTCGGTCAAGAACCGGGTTCACCGATCTCGTCGCTATTGGTACTTCAACCGGCGGTCCCAAAGCGTTAAAGGCTGTGCTGGAGCAACTGCCAGCCGATTTTCCGGCTCCGATCGTTATTGTACAGCATATGCCTCCTAATTTTACGAAATCCTTGGCCCAGCGCTTGAACAGCCTGAGCGCCCTTAATGTTGTAGAGGCGGAGGAAGGAATGGAGCTGCTCCCTGGCAGCGCGTATGTTGCCCCTGGCGGATTGCATTTGACAGTGGCTGCTAGCGCTGGCGGGTCTTATCAAGCAACTCTGTCCGGTCTAGAACCCTGCAATGGACATCGGCCATCGGTAGATGTGATGTTTGAATCTCTGGTGCCGCTGCAAGGGCTGAAGAAGCATATCGTACTGCTTACCGGAATGGGAAGCGATGGAGCAAGGTCGATGAAGCGTCTTTATGATGCTGGAGTAACATCGACGATTGCGGAGAGCGAAGAGTCCTGCGTTGTATACGGGATGCCGCGTTCAGCAATTGAGATGGGATGTGTTAGCCAGATATTGCCGTTAGAGCAAATTGGCCCGAAACTTGTACAGATTGTGAAATAA
- a CDS encoding chemotaxis protein CheA, translated as MDMNQYLSMFIDESNDHLQALNENMLELEQTPDDIGIVQVIFRSAHTLKGMAATMGFEDLSSLTHQMENVLDLVRNEKLKMQDYIFDTLFQGLDALQAMVQDITQGGEGKADVSSIVSSLQAIVRGDFASNEAPAATASTTSQASGGAEINLDQYQYSVLEQSITEGHSVLYISVAIREDSQLKAARAYMVFDLLERYGDIVKSSPSVQDIEQEKFDRSFSLYYITQKEAPELQSMIMNLSEIESTEVMQLDHETLNQISAGVQEAAAAAVAEPVQEANAENNAPSAGAEKASASAKAEPKKAAAHHSAAPSRTIRVDIDRLDVLMNLLSEWLIDRSRLEQLASEVKRSELTETVEHMSRVGSDLQNIVLKLRMVQIDTVFNRFPRMVRDLAKSLDKKIDLIITGAETELDRTVIDEIGDPLVHLLRNAVDHGVEQTAERIAAGKPETGTVNLRAFHSGNHVFIEIEDDGHGIDRSKILAKAISRGIVTESEGAKMKDEEVFMLLFAPGFSTAEVISDISGRGVGLDVVKTKIESLSGVVSVESKLGKGTKFSVQLPLTLSIISAMLIKVGSEKYAIPLSSIVETGLIQRSQIRQVHGYTMIPYRDAHIPLVSLANLFEVPGYDENAEEESEIVVVRKGDRLAAVTVEDFIGQSEIVIKNLGKYLPAIQGIAGATILGDGQVALIIDPNAFIK; from the coding sequence ATGGACATGAACCAATATTTATCCATGTTTATCGATGAGTCGAATGATCATTTGCAAGCATTAAACGAAAATATGCTGGAGCTAGAGCAAACCCCCGATGATATCGGGATCGTGCAGGTTATTTTTAGATCAGCCCATACGCTGAAAGGGATGGCCGCAACGATGGGATTTGAGGACCTGTCATCTTTAACGCACCAGATGGAGAATGTACTGGATCTGGTTCGCAATGAGAAGCTGAAGATGCAGGACTATATTTTTGACACATTGTTCCAAGGTTTGGATGCTCTACAAGCGATGGTACAGGATATTACCCAGGGTGGGGAAGGCAAAGCTGACGTCAGCTCGATCGTATCTTCGCTCCAGGCAATCGTACGTGGGGATTTCGCATCGAATGAGGCTCCTGCTGCTACAGCGTCAACCACAAGTCAAGCTTCCGGTGGTGCCGAGATCAACTTGGATCAATATCAATATTCTGTATTAGAACAATCGATCACCGAAGGCCATAGTGTCCTGTACATTAGTGTAGCCATCCGTGAAGACAGTCAGCTCAAGGCAGCGAGAGCATATATGGTGTTTGACCTGCTAGAACGCTACGGAGACATTGTTAAGTCGAGCCCTTCCGTTCAGGACATTGAGCAAGAGAAGTTCGATCGTAGTTTCTCTCTATATTACATAACTCAAAAAGAAGCCCCAGAATTGCAGAGCATGATTATGAATCTCTCGGAGATTGAGTCTACCGAAGTGATGCAGCTCGATCATGAGACACTTAATCAGATCTCTGCCGGGGTACAAGAAGCGGCGGCCGCAGCGGTAGCTGAACCGGTTCAAGAGGCAAACGCTGAGAACAATGCACCAAGTGCAGGCGCTGAAAAGGCTTCAGCTTCGGCGAAGGCGGAACCGAAAAAGGCGGCAGCCCATCATTCAGCAGCGCCTTCAAGGACCATTCGGGTTGATATCGACCGACTGGATGTATTGATGAACCTGCTAAGCGAATGGCTCATTGACCGTTCTCGTCTCGAGCAACTTGCCAGTGAAGTCAAACGATCAGAATTAACAGAGACGGTTGAGCATATGAGCCGGGTTGGTAGCGATCTGCAGAATATCGTGCTGAAGCTGAGAATGGTACAGATCGATACGGTGTTCAATCGCTTCCCACGCATGGTGCGAGACCTTGCCAAATCTTTGGACAAGAAGATAGATTTGATTATTACCGGTGCTGAGACTGAGCTTGATCGTACGGTGATTGATGAGATCGGCGATCCACTCGTGCACTTGCTTCGCAATGCGGTCGACCATGGCGTAGAGCAGACTGCGGAACGAATTGCTGCTGGCAAGCCTGAGACCGGAACAGTGAATTTACGGGCCTTCCATAGCGGAAATCATGTCTTTATTGAGATCGAGGATGATGGACATGGTATTGACCGGAGCAAAATTTTAGCCAAAGCAATATCCAGAGGAATTGTCACCGAGAGCGAAGGCGCAAAGATGAAGGATGAAGAGGTCTTCATGCTATTGTTCGCACCTGGCTTCAGTACCGCAGAGGTCATCTCCGATATTTCAGGTCGGGGCGTTGGACTTGATGTCGTCAAGACGAAGATAGAATCGCTTAGCGGCGTAGTATCGGTAGAATCTAAGCTTGGTAAGGGGACAAAGTTCTCCGTCCAGCTTCCATTAACGCTATCCATTATCTCTGCGATGCTGATTAAGGTAGGGTCAGAGAAATATGCGATTCCGTTATCATCAATTGTCGAGACCGGGCTCATTCAGCGTAGTCAAATTCGTCAGGTTCATGGCTATACGATGATACCATACAGAGATGCGCATATTCCGCTGGTATCGCTTGCTAACCTCTTCGAAGTACCAGGTTATGATGAGAATGCGGAAGAGGAATCCGAGATTGTCGTTGTCCGCAAGGGCGATCGTCTCGCTGCTGTCACTGTTGAGGATTTCATTGGCCAGAGCGAGATTGTCATTAAGAACCTGGGCAAATATCTTCCGGCCATTCAGGGGATCGCTGGTGCAACAATCCTAGGGGATGGTCAAGTTGCGTTGATTATTGATCCGAATGCCTTCATTAAATAA
- a CDS encoding chemotaxis protein CheC, with protein MDVLKEIGNIGAGNAATALSRLLNKPIDMAVPKVQMLPFEAISDRVGGAEQVVLAIFLRVEGDAPGNLFFILSPEAAKKLLHRLAGFEVCDGEDFTEMEWSALSEIGNILAGSYLSSLADFTMLQMTPTVPALAMDMAGAILSYGLLQFGEMGDSALLIDTTFIEGQHEVEGQFFLIPDPESFAKIFTALGVPLDHD; from the coding sequence ATGGATGTACTGAAGGAGATTGGCAATATCGGCGCCGGCAATGCTGCGACGGCATTGTCCCGATTGCTGAACAAGCCAATAGATATGGCCGTTCCTAAAGTACAAATGCTCCCGTTTGAAGCCATTTCGGATCGAGTCGGCGGAGCAGAGCAAGTTGTCTTGGCCATCTTCCTCCGAGTTGAGGGGGATGCGCCAGGCAATCTCTTCTTTATTCTCAGTCCTGAGGCGGCCAAGAAGCTGCTTCATCGTCTGGCCGGATTCGAGGTCTGCGATGGAGAGGACTTCACTGAAATGGAATGGTCCGCACTCTCCGAGATCGGCAACATATTGGCTGGCTCCTATCTGTCTTCTCTCGCTGATTTTACGATGCTGCAGATGACGCCGACAGTGCCTGCATTAGCGATGGATATGGCCGGAGCCATTCTGAGCTATGGTCTTCTACAATTCGGAGAGATGGGAGATTCCGCACTCTTGATCGATACAACCTTTATCGAAGGACAGCATGAAGTTGAAGGCCAGTTTTTCCTTATCCCGGACCCAGAATCTTTTGCCAAAATATTCACCGCTCTAGGAGTGCCGCTGGATCATGATTGA
- a CDS encoding MinD/ParA family protein, whose protein sequence is MSDQAQALRQLVSSYRELAEGSSKQRTARVLTVSSGKGGVGKSNFTLNFALALKSLGRKVLVFDADIGMANIDVLMGARPKYNLYHLLRGERKMSEIVELGTLGLPFIAGGSGLADLFLLSEADLNYFTSQIEIVAEEMDFIIFDTGAGLSKETLKFITAADECLVVTTPEPTSITDAYALIKVVHGLDDQVNFRLVVNRVNGESEARQVADKISLVSRRFLELEIPMLGYLRDDTHVMQAVKGQTPFITAFPASAAARDIQRLAMTYLNVPQKKPDDTLSGIKGFMHRWLRRDK, encoded by the coding sequence ATGAGCGATCAGGCCCAAGCTTTAAGACAGCTAGTCTCTTCTTATAGGGAGCTTGCAGAGGGTTCCAGCAAGCAGCGAACAGCGCGCGTACTGACGGTCAGTAGCGGGAAGGGTGGTGTAGGCAAGTCCAATTTCACGCTTAATTTTGCACTCGCCCTCAAATCATTAGGCAGGAAAGTGCTCGTGTTCGATGCAGACATCGGTATGGCTAATATAGATGTACTTATGGGGGCAAGGCCGAAATATAATCTCTATCATCTATTAAGAGGCGAGAGAAAGATGTCAGAGATTGTTGAGCTGGGAACGCTGGGGCTGCCCTTTATCGCAGGGGGTTCGGGTCTAGCGGACCTATTTCTATTATCGGAAGCAGATCTGAATTATTTCACATCCCAGATTGAGATTGTGGCCGAAGAGATGGATTTTATTATTTTTGATACAGGTGCCGGGCTTTCCAAGGAGACATTAAAGTTTATTACCGCAGCGGATGAATGTCTGGTTGTAACTACTCCGGAGCCGACTTCGATTACGGATGCCTATGCGTTGATCAAAGTCGTGCATGGGCTAGACGATCAGGTCAATTTTCGGCTTGTAGTAAACCGTGTGAACGGTGAGAGTGAAGCACGACAGGTCGCTGATAAAATCTCACTCGTCTCACGCCGCTTTCTTGAGTTAGAGATTCCGATGCTTGGTTATTTGAGGGATGACACCCATGTCATGCAAGCAGTGAAAGGGCAGACTCCATTTATTACGGCTTTTCCCGCTAGTGCAGCAGCGCGCGATATTCAGCGCCTCGCAATGACTTACTTGAATGTTCCACAGAAAAAACCGGATGATACTTTATCAGGAATCAAAGGATTTATGCATAGGTGGTTAAGACGTGATAAGTGA